One Clostridium estertheticum DNA segment encodes these proteins:
- a CDS encoding recombinase family protein: protein MKTAAIYTRKSKFTGKGESIGQQITACKEYLKRLDIDEHLIYEDEGYSGKSTDRPMYKKMIEDANSSKFSVIICYRLDRISRSVLDFSILREKLDKLEIDFISVSENFDTTTPMGRAMMGVSVVFSQLERESIGERIRDNMLELSKTGRWLGGTTPLGYKSEQVTFKDPNGKERYYFKLCHVPEEVVMVKDIYSKYLELKSMSQVVKYLLSNNMKTRNNTEWARSKISYILNNPVYVKATRVIVNFFEKEGVSVYGEPDGVHSILTYNKTKDKSGSKLKDPTEWVFAIANAEGIISDTDWLKAQNLLIENKERAPRMGKTNTALLTGLIRCAQCGGYMRVKYGGIDLQTKQRKFYYVCSLKYDSGHTRCQNNNADAILLETVVLNELKEICCDNGLLVERLKSYKNEIQKGSVETEIQRLTDLIIQSDLSIENLLTTLSLTSDRDTSKVILNRIETLNKQKKDDNFKIKELKESDNLVLQYQMNLDVLIQSYFRFSDMIDFASHEEKKILISSVVKRVYWDGKTKKVKLVLVGEDS from the coding sequence ATGAAAACAGCCGCAATTTACACACGTAAATCTAAATTCACAGGTAAAGGTGAATCCATTGGACAACAAATAACCGCATGCAAGGAATATTTGAAAAGATTGGATATAGATGAACATTTAATTTATGAAGACGAGGGTTACAGCGGTAAATCCACTGATAGACCGATGTATAAAAAAATGATTGAAGATGCAAATTCTAGCAAATTTTCTGTAATTATTTGCTATAGATTAGATAGAATCAGCCGTAGCGTTTTAGACTTCTCAATTTTAAGAGAAAAACTTGATAAATTAGAAATAGATTTTATAAGCGTATCTGAAAATTTCGACACCACGACCCCAATGGGAAGAGCTATGATGGGTGTTTCAGTAGTATTCTCACAATTAGAGCGTGAGAGTATAGGCGAGAGAATTCGTGATAATATGCTAGAGCTTTCAAAGACAGGTAGGTGGCTTGGCGGTACAACACCATTAGGTTATAAAAGTGAACAAGTAACCTTTAAAGACCCCAATGGCAAGGAAAGGTACTACTTTAAACTCTGCCATGTTCCTGAAGAAGTAGTCATGGTTAAAGATATTTACAGTAAGTATTTAGAGCTAAAATCTATGAGTCAGGTTGTAAAATATCTACTAAGTAATAATATGAAAACCAGAAATAATACTGAATGGGCTAGAAGTAAAATAAGCTACATTCTAAATAATCCTGTTTATGTGAAAGCAACAAGAGTGATTGTGAATTTCTTTGAAAAAGAAGGAGTTTCAGTTTATGGAGAGCCTGACGGGGTACATAGCATACTAACTTATAATAAAACAAAAGATAAGTCAGGCAGTAAGCTAAAAGACCCCACTGAATGGGTATTTGCTATAGCCAATGCTGAAGGTATTATTTCCGATACGGATTGGCTTAAAGCACAAAATTTACTTATTGAAAATAAAGAGAGAGCACCTCGTATGGGAAAGACAAATACAGCATTATTAACAGGATTAATACGTTGTGCTCAATGTGGCGGTTATATGAGAGTAAAGTATGGTGGAATAGATTTACAAACTAAACAGAGAAAATTCTACTATGTGTGCTCTTTAAAATATGATTCTGGTCACACAAGGTGCCAAAACAATAATGCTGATGCAATCTTACTAGAAACCGTTGTTTTAAATGAACTTAAAGAAATATGCTGTGATAATGGTCTTTTAGTTGAAAGACTTAAAAGTTATAAAAATGAGATTCAAAAGGGTTCCGTAGAAACAGAAATACAAAGGCTAACTGACTTAATAATACAATCTGACCTTTCTATAGAAAACCTATTAACAACTCTTTCACTTACTTCAGATAGAGACACTTCAAAAGTCATACTAAATAGGATAGAAACTCTCAACAAACAAAAGAAAGACGATAACTTTAAAATAAAAGAACTTAAAGAAAGTGATAACCTAGTTCTGCAATATCAAATGAATCTCGATGTTCTCATACAATCATATTTTAGGTTCTCAGATATGATTGACTTTGCCTCTCATGAAGAAAAAAAGATTTTAATATCCTCTGTTGTTAAAAGAGTTTATTGGGATGGTAAAACGAAGAAAGTCAAATTAGTATTGGTGGGAGAAGACTCATGA
- a CDS encoding recombinase family protein, with translation MTKSKNNKSSSKILNKAIGYARVSTEKQKTDGSSVPFQIEAIGNYAIENDLDLIEILDESKSATKIKKSSTTELVTNRPAFEEILVRAAKHEFNHLILTYRDRLARDFSEALIIKSLLFKAKVTIHYVGTSEKLSENDDYIDKFTDLVFSNIAMLEAGLIGQRAKGGQKKNIENGYYAGGPVAYGYNLVNHPIAKKKIFIKDIDKAHIVKRIFSLYNLRFSYSEITKIINDEFPSENIKSFSKSTLSQIINNEMYIGNLIWNRKSKHQLGENDDIVRSLLDDNIKIVSSDFFNRIHEIKNSKKGINNMSYTSNFLLKGKLICGGCAKPLKAKNYGKGKKSVYYCSCNNEKYKKLINNKMKSYTKWSISIPQKEIEVYVFDLLYSYIGKPIQDTSLIEKYYSVYSNILRDEKNNVRLLIDKKKVEVAELDAIIIAGTKVIENNLILKNQDVEFYNDNFFIAINKTISLVSIRKNNLEIEIKTCAKIADLDVMSYEQFRFNFSKVFSSFRDIKNLETKELCPSELRLKRMIIDDIIDKITVNHGINGETLSVFLKIPNISTTHNFEFLQTCPIHKILSI, from the coding sequence ATGACTAAATCAAAAAATAACAAGTCAAGTTCTAAGATATTAAATAAAGCCATAGGATATGCTCGTGTCTCTACTGAAAAACAAAAAACTGATGGTAGTAGTGTTCCCTTTCAGATAGAAGCTATAGGAAATTATGCAATAGAAAATGACCTGGATTTGATAGAGATTCTAGACGAATCTAAATCTGCCACTAAAATTAAAAAATCATCAACAACGGAACTTGTAACTAATAGACCTGCCTTTGAGGAAATTTTAGTTAGAGCAGCAAAACATGAATTTAATCACCTAATATTAACCTACAGAGATAGGCTAGCCCGCGACTTTTCTGAAGCTTTAATAATAAAAAGCTTATTATTTAAAGCCAAAGTAACTATCCACTATGTAGGCACTTCAGAAAAATTATCTGAAAATGATGATTATATAGATAAATTTACGGATTTAGTATTCTCTAATATTGCGATGTTAGAAGCAGGGCTCATTGGTCAACGTGCCAAGGGTGGTCAAAAAAAGAATATTGAAAATGGATATTATGCTGGCGGACCTGTTGCTTATGGATATAATCTGGTAAATCATCCTATAGCAAAGAAAAAAATCTTCATCAAAGATATTGACAAAGCCCACATAGTTAAAAGGATATTTTCTCTTTATAATCTTAGATTTTCTTACTCTGAGATAACTAAAATAATAAATGATGAGTTTCCCAGTGAAAATATCAAAAGCTTTAGCAAGAGTACACTGTCTCAAATAATAAATAATGAAATGTATATAGGTAACTTAATTTGGAATAGAAAATCTAAACATCAGCTTGGAGAGAATGACGATATTGTAAGGTCGTTGCTAGACGATAATATTAAAATAGTATCCTCAGACTTCTTTAATAGGATTCATGAAATTAAAAATTCTAAGAAGGGCATAAATAATATGTCTTATACAAGCAATTTCTTGCTAAAAGGAAAGCTAATTTGCGGGGGTTGTGCTAAACCTTTAAAAGCGAAAAACTATGGCAAGGGCAAGAAAAGCGTATACTATTGTTCCTGTAACAATGAAAAATATAAGAAATTAATTAATAATAAAATGAAATCATATACTAAATGGAGTATTTCCATTCCCCAAAAGGAAATTGAAGTCTATGTTTTTGATTTGCTTTATAGCTATATTGGAAAGCCAATTCAAGATACTAGCTTGATTGAAAAATATTATTCAGTATATTCTAATATTCTTAGAGATGAAAAAAATAATGTACGCTTACTAATAGATAAGAAAAAAGTAGAAGTTGCCGAATTAGATGCTATTATTATTGCTGGCACTAAAGTTATCGAAAATAACCTTATCTTAAAAAACCAAGATGTTGAATTTTATAATGATAACTTTTTTATAGCTATTAATAAAACAATATCTTTAGTTAGCATCAGAAAAAATAACTTAGAAATCGAGATAAAAACATGTGCTAAAATAGCAGACCTCGATGTTATGTCTTATGAACAGTTTAGATTTAATTTCAGTAAAGTTTTTTCATCATTTCGTGACATAAAAAACTTAGAGACAAAAGAACTTTGCCCGTCAGAACTAAGATTAAAAAGAATGATAATTGATGACATTATTGATAAAATCACAGTCAATCATGGTATAAATGGGGAGACCCTTTCAGTATTTCTTAAGATTCCCAATATATCGACTACACATAATTTTGAGTTCTTACAGACCTGTCCTATTCATAAAATCCTTAGCATATAA
- a CDS encoding recombinase family protein translates to MNDELYQGLIPENYTAIYARHSTKDTKSTSNVTQIDQCKEVASKLNLIVYKSFEDEGSGFTIPPEKRKGFRQLILEAKAGHFKNLIIWKVDRLWRQTNDYHDTVKLLESLGVKLIFSDMLEFENMNPIYRNFMVNMFLSIAELEPNKIKEKTTNGRNHKRINGILFLRYENFGYTSIKNRAYITDKINDADVVKEVKIYYEKKPLEAAFINSCFKIYNNASGDYIIRFKKVQQEIIALGKIFNNEIETNFKNIVENISDEIEYSPIKKEIKKLQKKNSKYTPTELKLMLTKCCTHCSNPATLEYMLTNHHYCGINVINASNNNELLIFDNNDSRYLLNENNVYNMAVNIDAIVDKDLWFEVATHVLNFKRLEIPKETEDILGIKVKCDNCKSKLIFSNDLYTCPKCSITISKNKISDLVIDALIENNIFGLIVREVNLIIRQIDLNIIHLENKVKKHEKNCIKLALDYITQNSKDSSKLINSESEKSKEIQLFITTLQQRKITYLKEIAEQSPQGTNEIFNLRENLIKYFTNNKSVPINFLKSAIRSVYVK, encoded by the coding sequence ATGAATGACGAATTATATCAAGGATTAATTCCTGAAAATTATACTGCTATCTATGCCAGGCACTCAACCAAAGATACTAAGAGCACTTCTAACGTGACTCAAATAGACCAATGTAAAGAAGTTGCTTCAAAACTTAATCTCATTGTATATAAATCTTTTGAAGATGAAGGGTCTGGGTTTACCATTCCGCCAGAAAAAAGAAAAGGATTTAGACAACTGATTTTAGAAGCAAAGGCTGGTCATTTTAAAAATCTTATTATCTGGAAAGTTGACCGTTTATGGAGACAGACTAATGACTACCATGACACAGTAAAACTTTTAGAATCTTTAGGTGTAAAATTAATTTTCTCAGATATGCTTGAATTTGAAAATATGAACCCAATTTATAGAAACTTTATGGTTAATATGTTTCTTTCAATTGCAGAACTAGAACCCAATAAAATAAAAGAAAAAACAACAAATGGTAGAAATCATAAACGCATCAATGGCATACTTTTCCTTAGATATGAAAATTTTGGGTATACGTCAATAAAAAATAGAGCATATATTACAGATAAAATTAATGATGCAGATGTAGTCAAAGAAGTAAAAATCTATTATGAAAAGAAACCATTAGAAGCCGCTTTTATTAATTCTTGCTTCAAAATTTATAATAATGCTTCTGGTGATTATATCATTAGATTTAAAAAAGTTCAGCAAGAAATAATCGCTCTAGGTAAAATATTTAATAATGAAATCGAAACTAATTTTAAAAATATAGTGGAGAATATTTCTGATGAAATTGAATATTCACCTATAAAAAAAGAAATAAAAAAACTTCAAAAGAAAAACTCAAAGTACACTCCTACAGAACTTAAATTGATGCTAACCAAATGTTGCACTCACTGCTCTAACCCTGCTACTCTTGAGTATATGCTCACAAACCATCATTATTGTGGAATAAATGTAATTAATGCTAGTAACAATAACGAACTTTTAATTTTCGATAATAATGATTCCCGCTATCTATTAAATGAAAATAATGTTTATAACATGGCAGTTAATATTGATGCTATTGTGGATAAGGACCTCTGGTTTGAAGTTGCTACGCATGTGTTGAATTTCAAAAGATTGGAAATCCCTAAAGAAACTGAAGATATTTTAGGCATAAAAGTAAAATGTGACAACTGTAAATCCAAACTAATATTCAGCAATGACTTGTACACTTGTCCCAAGTGCAGCATTACCATATCTAAAAACAAAATCTCAGATTTGGTTATTGACGCATTAATTGAAAATAATATTTTCGGACTAATTGTAAGAGAAGTAAATTTGATTATACGACAAATAGATTTAAACATAATCCATCTAGAAAATAAGGTAAAAAAACATGAAAAGAATTGTATTAAACTAGCTTTAGACTATATAACACAAAATTCAAAAGATTCATCTAAATTAATTAATTCTGAATCTGAAAAATCTAAAGAGATACAGCTTTTCATTACAACATTACAACAAAGAAAGATAACTTACTTAAAGGAAATAGCTGAACAATCACCTCAAGGTACTAATGAGATATTTAATCTTAGAGAAAATCTAATTAAATACTTTACTAACAATAAGTCAGTACCAATTAATTTTTTAAAAAGTGCTATTCGGAGTGTGTATGTTAAATGA
- a CDS encoding PD-(D/E)XK nuclease family protein, with amino-acid sequence MKLYLGHCSITQYSRDKQEFIKNYTGNKSYSKSKYNKYLAFGDSLHVTLAKFNVIKNDRDKTLEILNQFFKESWISLGYETKEEETRYFIKGLDILKLYYEDPKDKSRKILLVEEMITKEISSTTVLFGKVDKAFINDFGQLEVLDYKSSAYVNYVLNPMDDSQLSLYLILVKHRLGYYPKIISYYYISKNIKVSYIVKQEDIGRLEQHFADTVKEIQRDFLLLHQTS; translated from the coding sequence ATGAAATTGTACCTTGGACATTGTAGCATAACCCAATACTCTAGAGATAAACAAGAATTCATTAAAAACTATACAGGTAATAAATCTTACAGCAAGAGTAAATATAACAAGTATCTGGCTTTTGGAGATAGCCTACATGTAACCCTTGCTAAATTTAACGTTATTAAAAATGATAGAGATAAAACTCTAGAAATTCTTAACCAATTTTTTAAAGAAAGTTGGATATCTCTTGGTTATGAAACTAAAGAAGAAGAAACCAGGTACTTTATAAAAGGTTTGGATATCTTGAAGTTGTATTATGAAGACCCTAAGGATAAATCCAGAAAAATATTATTAGTGGAGGAGATGATTACTAAAGAAATAAGCAGTACTACAGTGCTATTTGGAAAGGTGGATAAGGCTTTCATCAATGATTTCGGTCAACTAGAAGTTTTAGACTACAAAAGCTCTGCCTACGTGAATTATGTTTTGAATCCTATGGATGACTCTCAACTTTCTCTTTACTTAATTTTAGTGAAGCATAGGTTAGGATATTATCCTAAGATTATAAGTTACTATTATATATCCAAAAATATAAAAGTATCCTACATTGTTAAGCAAGAGGACATTGGACGTTTGGAACAACATTTTGCTGATACCGTTAAAGAAATACAACGTGATTTTCTTTTACTACACCAAACTTCCTAG
- a CDS encoding helix-turn-helix domain-containing protein yields the protein MGSYKINLGNLIKEKRLQKGLNIQQLSTILNVSVGFMSNLENAKTDTFNIDLMSNLCKSLGMSPLDFIPEPNIDMDLDLRLDNIYQSESLFEFPEANKKLITRNATAIANAYIESIRHHSYDMEFIKKFTVKILSEINYINDFKIK from the coding sequence ATGGGGAGCTATAAAATCAATCTAGGGAATTTAATTAAAGAAAAAAGACTTCAAAAGGGCTTAAACATACAACAGCTTTCTACCATTTTAAATGTATCTGTGGGATTTATGAGCAACTTAGAAAATGCGAAAACTGATACTTTTAATATCGATTTAATGTCTAACTTATGTAAGTCACTGGGTATGTCACCTTTAGACTTTATACCAGAACCTAATATTGATATGGACTTAGATTTACGCTTAGACAACATATACCAATCTGAAAGTTTATTTGAATTTCCCGAGGCAAACAAAAAACTAATCACAAGAAATGCTACCGCTATTGCAAATGCATATATTGAAAGTATACGGCATCATAGCTATGATATGGAATTCATAAAAAAATTTACTGTTAAAATTTTATCTGAAATAAATTATATTAATGATTTTAAAATAAAATAA
- a CDS encoding phosphohydrolase translates to MEIKLDLRKNLSASKKIRIEEIQKQIVPVIARTTNINIDFTEHDISHALSVEEMYTNCFPNIDEVLTEDEKYLLIISTLIHDVGMVGQSKYKLEENYDKELRESHNYRSGDFIKQYSHVLGIMDRDARVIEKIAQGHRLVNLNSLPESEPFGIGNSIRIRLLAGLLRLADEFDILEERAPYLVKEFLNVNTESAVHFDVHRTFQGIELHGNTLKIVSYVPNSELEDEVIKLCAGICKKFDEVKPILNENDINLISIEVNIVATEVVKHEIMLCLACKGIIEEDELINEFKIRKMDDVIEALRELYATGIIEKNAMGLVLSEKLRHFKYIKDIFIGSRHELEFTKSIYLNTYLKNIFEDYVKSKFGVFYEKGQCEDRINILTHSPTSIKYFFDSNNTPYEIGSVDRRTTLELGLLHALAIDALKYPEELTEEVLLSSKAIEEEVNNKLYSFLKLISAIPQAEKKNNSL, encoded by the coding sequence ATGGAAATAAAATTAGATTTAAGAAAAAATTTAAGTGCGAGTAAAAAAATTAGAATTGAAGAAATACAAAAACAAATCGTACCTGTTATTGCTAGGACAACTAATATTAATATAGATTTTACTGAGCATGATATAAGTCATGCATTAAGCGTAGAAGAAATGTATACTAATTGCTTCCCTAATATTGATGAAGTTTTAACTGAAGACGAGAAATATTTACTCATAATTTCCACATTAATTCATGATGTTGGTATGGTAGGTCAAAGTAAGTACAAGCTTGAAGAAAATTATGATAAAGAGCTTAGAGAAAGTCATAATTATAGGTCAGGTGATTTTATAAAACAATACAGTCATGTTTTAGGTATAATGGATAGAGATGCAAGGGTTATAGAAAAGATAGCACAGGGGCATAGGTTAGTAAACTTAAATTCCCTACCAGAATCAGAGCCATTTGGAATTGGCAATAGTATTAGGATAAGACTTTTAGCTGGTCTTTTAAGATTAGCTGATGAATTTGATATTCTTGAGGAAAGAGCACCTTATTTGGTAAAAGAATTTTTGAATGTAAATACTGAAAGTGCAGTACACTTTGACGTTCATAGGACATTTCAAGGAATAGAATTACATGGAAATACTTTAAAGATTGTATCATATGTGCCGAATAGTGAACTAGAAGATGAAGTAATTAAGTTATGTGCAGGAATATGTAAAAAATTTGATGAAGTTAAACCTATTTTAAATGAAAATGATATTAACCTTATTTCAATTGAAGTAAATATAGTTGCAACTGAGGTCGTTAAGCATGAAATTATGCTGTGTTTAGCATGTAAAGGAATTATAGAAGAAGATGAATTAATTAATGAATTTAAGATTAGAAAAATGGATGATGTGATTGAAGCTCTCAGAGAGCTATATGCAACAGGGATTATAGAAAAGAATGCTATGGGATTAGTTTTATCTGAAAAATTAAGACATTTTAAATATATCAAGGATATATTTATTGGTAGCAGACATGAATTGGAATTTACAAAATCAATATATTTAAATACTTATTTAAAAAACATCTTTGAAGATTACGTAAAGAGCAAATTTGGTGTTTTTTATGAGAAAGGTCAATGTGAAGACCGTATAAATATTCTGACACATTCTCCAACAAGTATAAAGTATTTTTTTGACTCAAATAATACTCCCTATGAAATTGGAAGTGTTGATAGAAGGACAACCTTAGAGCTAGGATTACTTCATGCATTAGCTATAGATGCATTAAAGTATCCCGAAGAGTTAACAGAAGAGGTTTTACTTTCATCAAAGGCTATTGAAGAAGAAGTAAATAATAAATTATATAGTTTCTTGAAACTAATTTCCGCTATCCCACAAGCAGAAAAAAAAAACAACAGTTTATAG
- a CDS encoding SEC-C metal-binding domain-containing protein, producing the protein MGENLETNPDSKGRFKIVSTYSQNQLKNTDFFTLYLASAISGQEVNFAKDIEIRDIEFDEHELDMKSQNIVSFKMIPNMDYKPSEIDTFFNLEIDEVMNVMTMSLSITDKDKLEKYNYCINLRFTEGGELKLKFNYNNTTNINKIMKFNRMMNIWSIKGFRRFYIKDNEGNILLSTVMGKNDESKNENIYFDNLIGVFKNSREVIESIPLCISSESIADIESWDLKSIKINNEELLLVDRIKEKLSQNVSIVRMFLINQENKYIISVVHLGCLPYLLNMVSFLMKTSNKKKNNEVEQKLKNDDVTLTFEKYIFSSYPTDIYKVIKTMFYSTNKPLEKIINYVLNDKGEKAIGKIHIDLSEKYSSYWHNKIQDVDIKIYICEEELCKINELNTLQQEKKYVQAIPLMENFQHRSFVSKENLAFAYCLNKDFDKSIELCKIVIKDNYKSVCHFTKGLALVLKGELDKAYISYMYGLHLIDKSIWYPHIKDNLLNEIQKNGTEKGDMVKRILENIELFNIRNTNGRHKRCFCGSDRKFKDCHEKKLLETIKNDLF; encoded by the coding sequence TTGGGTGAAAATTTAGAAACTAACCCAGATTCAAAGGGTAGGTTTAAAATAGTCAGTACGTATTCTCAAAATCAGCTTAAGAATACAGATTTTTTCACTCTTTATTTGGCTTCAGCAATTTCAGGACAGGAAGTTAATTTTGCAAAAGATATAGAAATAAGAGATATTGAATTTGATGAGCATGAGTTAGACATGAAAAGTCAAAATATTGTATCATTTAAGATGATACCTAATATGGATTATAAGCCGAGTGAGATTGATACTTTCTTCAATTTAGAAATAGATGAAGTAATGAATGTTATGACTATGTCACTTTCAATTACAGATAAAGATAAATTAGAAAAATATAATTATTGCATTAATTTAAGATTTACTGAAGGTGGAGAACTAAAACTTAAATTTAATTATAATAATACAACAAATATTAATAAAATAATGAAATTTAATAGGATGATGAATATATGGAGTATAAAAGGGTTTAGAAGATTCTATATTAAAGACAATGAAGGAAATATTCTTTTGAGTACTGTCATGGGAAAAAATGATGAAAGTAAAAATGAAAATATATATTTTGATAATTTAATAGGTGTGTTTAAAAACAGTAGAGAGGTTATTGAGAGTATACCACTATGTATCTCGTCGGAGAGTATAGCTGATATTGAAAGTTGGGATTTAAAAAGTATTAAGATTAACAATGAAGAGTTGTTATTAGTAGATAGAATAAAAGAAAAATTATCCCAAAATGTATCAATAGTTAGAATGTTTTTAATAAATCAAGAAAATAAATATATAATTTCAGTAGTTCATTTAGGATGTCTACCTTATTTACTTAATATGGTAAGTTTTCTAATGAAAACGAGTAACAAGAAAAAAAATAATGAGGTAGAACAAAAATTAAAAAATGATGATGTAACTTTAACATTTGAAAAGTACATTTTTAGTAGCTACCCAACAGATATTTATAAGGTTATTAAAACTATGTTTTACTCTACAAATAAACCTTTAGAGAAGATAATTAACTATGTACTTAATGACAAAGGCGAAAAAGCGATAGGGAAAATTCATATTGATTTGAGTGAAAAATATTCAAGTTATTGGCATAATAAAATACAAGATGTGGATATAAAAATTTATATATGTGAAGAAGAACTTTGTAAAATTAATGAACTGAATACTTTGCAGCAAGAAAAGAAGTATGTGCAAGCAATTCCTTTAATGGAGAATTTTCAGCATAGAAGTTTTGTTTCTAAGGAAAATTTAGCTTTTGCTTATTGTTTAAATAAAGATTTTGATAAATCAATAGAATTATGTAAAATCGTAATTAAAGATAATTATAAATCAGTTTGTCACTTTACTAAAGGATTGGCATTAGTATTGAAAGGAGAGTTAGATAAGGCATATATTTCATATATGTATGGGTTGCATCTTATAGATAAGAGTATTTGGTATCCCCATATCAAGGATAATTTATTAAATGAAATTCAGAAAAATGGAACAGAAAAAGGAGATATGGTTAAAAGAATTCTAGAAAATATTGAGTTATTCAATATAAGGAATACAAATGGTAGGCATAAAAGATGTTTTTGTGGAAGTGATAGAAAATTTAAGGATTGTCATGAAAAAAAATTACTTGAAACAATAAAAAACGATTTATTTTGA
- a CDS encoding DUF1819 family protein, with protein sequence MELEYSAKLTGESFLMYEFKIIAKLKKEGYSDKDIRKMVLEENLFQYKFKSSITRRLTPLIQRINIIDDNLINMLLLDPLGDGSIINLYAIMKNDRLFFEFMNEVVRERILTNDLYLEKKDINVFITEKKEQSEVVDKWTDETIAKLKQVIFKILSEAGVLEDKKSGKLSRLIITSEIKDYLIDIGDKVYIQAMGEYMI encoded by the coding sequence ATGGAACTTGAATATAGTGCAAAGTTAACTGGAGAATCTTTTTTAATGTATGAATTTAAAATTATAGCAAAGTTAAAAAAAGAGGGCTATTCAGATAAAGATATAAGAAAAATGGTCTTGGAGGAAAACTTATTTCAATATAAGTTCAAATCAAGTATTACTAGAAGGTTAACTCCATTAATACAAAGAATTAACATAATAGATGATAATTTAATAAATATGCTATTACTTGACCCATTAGGAGATGGGTCAATAATAAATTTGTATGCAATAATGAAAAACGATAGATTGTTTTTTGAGTTTATGAACGAAGTTGTTAGGGAAAGAATATTAACTAATGATTTATATTTGGAAAAGAAAGATATAAATGTTTTTATTACAGAAAAGAAAGAACAGAGTGAAGTGGTTGATAAATGGACTGATGAAACTATAGCTAAGCTAAAACAAGTTATTTTTAAGATATTATCAGAAGCAGGTGTGTTAGAGGATAAAAAATCAGGTAAGCTAAGTAGGTTAATAATAACATCAGAGATTAAGGATTATCTCATAGACATAGGAGATAAAGTTTACATTCAAGCTATGGGAGAATATATGATATAA
- a CDS encoding DUF1788 domain-containing protein codes for MVNDLYDRLQKIIDKVKTEKFIEGRGLGNEISYYIFDYDPKEELVVREYVQYIKKQLNKLDSNRKVIEFDLYKIFIELLKEEDVFEKIVSLEKESGKEYVLNAVTPFITSGMFAEKIARESEGYDLIFLTGIGKVYPFMRSHNILNSLQQFLNKRPLVLFYPGNYSGQDLTLFNLFKDENYYRAFPLVTDK; via the coding sequence ATGGTGAATGATTTATATGATAGACTTCAAAAGATAATAGATAAAGTTAAAACAGAAAAGTTTATTGAAGGAAGAGGTCTTGGAAATGAAATTAGTTACTACATATTTGATTATGACCCAAAAGAAGAACTAGTTGTCAGGGAGTATGTTCAATATATAAAGAAACAATTAAATAAATTGGATTCTAATAGAAAAGTAATAGAGTTTGATTTATATAAAATTTTTATAGAGCTTTTGAAAGAAGAAGATGTTTTTGAAAAGATTGTTTCTTTAGAGAAAGAATCAGGTAAAGAATATGTGCTAAATGCAGTAACTCCATTTATTACATCAGGGATGTTTGCTGAAAAAATAGCTAGGGAATCAGAAGGATATGACTTAATATTTTTAACTGGTATAGGAAAAGTTTATCCGTTTATGCGTTCGCACAACATTCTTAATAGCTTACAACAATTTTTAAATAAAAGACCATTGGTATTATTTTATCCAGGTAATTATAGTGGACAAGATTTAACATTATTTAATTTATTCAAAGATGAAAATTATTATAGGGCTTTTCCGTTAGTTACAGATAAATAA